One genomic window of Candidatus Nitrospira inopinata includes the following:
- a CDS encoding DNA topoisomerase IV subunit A, translating to MTTKTKKPSPVEKKLVGLADLVIQAAERSKDPTLQIPIRALSNVSFNERKGMIEMGEKKQARSFFNVGMAKKFMQTMLVADALAELQRAELTTSLREIYYRTKHTIRDSHENTFDTQDESDPIIEDLEVSLAALREELHVRAENAGSIVGPVVFGDDGDRVDCSKLGKGGYSVPSIVEPEYLEIRRCTADFVLLVEKGTQWNRLSEDKFWRRYNCILLTGNGQPPRGVRRLARRLHEEQRLPVYVLVDNDPWGYYIYSVVKQGSINLAFESQRMAIPKAKFMGLSSADPERYGLPRNVGIKLNDKDVARAKELMNYQWFKKPAWQAEIKRMLASGLKYELDALANKDFQYLTKQYLPRKLQERDWLD from the coding sequence ATGACGACCAAGACGAAGAAACCCAGCCCGGTCGAAAAGAAACTGGTCGGCCTGGCCGATCTCGTGATCCAAGCGGCCGAACGGTCCAAAGATCCGACATTGCAGATTCCGATCCGCGCCCTGTCCAACGTCTCGTTCAATGAGCGGAAGGGGATGATCGAGATGGGCGAGAAAAAACAGGCTCGCTCGTTCTTCAACGTCGGGATGGCCAAGAAGTTCATGCAGACGATGCTGGTGGCGGACGCCCTGGCGGAGTTGCAGCGGGCCGAGCTTACCACCTCGCTCCGCGAGATCTATTATCGAACCAAGCACACGATCAGAGATTCCCACGAGAACACGTTCGACACGCAGGACGAGTCCGATCCGATCATCGAAGATTTGGAGGTTTCTCTCGCCGCGCTTCGGGAAGAGCTGCATGTCCGGGCGGAGAACGCCGGGAGCATCGTCGGGCCGGTCGTGTTCGGCGACGACGGCGATCGCGTCGACTGCTCGAAACTGGGCAAGGGCGGCTATTCCGTTCCTTCGATCGTGGAGCCGGAGTATCTGGAGATCCGTCGCTGCACGGCGGATTTCGTGCTGCTCGTCGAAAAGGGCACGCAGTGGAACCGGCTGTCCGAAGACAAGTTCTGGAGGCGGTACAATTGTATTCTGCTCACCGGTAACGGCCAGCCGCCGCGTGGTGTGCGGCGGCTGGCGCGACGGCTGCACGAGGAACAGAGACTTCCGGTTTACGTGCTGGTCGATAACGATCCCTGGGGCTATTACATCTATTCGGTGGTCAAGCAGGGATCGATCAATTTGGCGTTCGAAAGTCAACGCATGGCGATTCCCAAGGCCAAGTTCATGGGGCTCTCCAGCGCCGACCCCGAACGGTACGGCTTGCCGCGCAACGTCGGCATCAAGCTCAACGACAAGGATGTGGCGCGGGCGAAAGAACTGATGAATTACCAATGGTTCAAAAAACCGGCCTGGCAGGCGGAGATCAAACGGATGTTGGCGAGTGGATTAAAGTACGAACTCGACGCCTTAGCGAACAAGGACTTCCAGTACCTGACCAAACAGTATCTCCCTCGAAAATTGCAGGAGCGGGATTGGCTTGATTAG
- a CDS encoding esterase-like activity of phytase family protein: MKVLRQVMTIVTAVGLLSTATVSGVSAAPEFVNGLALDGAMLDRSGGTDANTGRVGYFSDLYYDAKRNQWYGLSDRGPGGGSLDYQTRVQRFRLKVDKKTGAIGGFKILKTIIFKDEFGNPLNGLAPTPPSVLGNAFDPEGFVIDPRNGHFYVSDEYGPSLYEFNRKGRRVRSFAIPTNLIPRNAAGMPNYAGDSGNTAGKRSNRGFEGLAVSPDGAYVYAMLQSAMLDEGGSNGVCLRLVKFSTATGTAVAQYAYQLEGASQGRGVSGLLAINDHEFLVLERNNRGIGVGATLSPPNKKLFRIDMTGATDYSPPAPPFPSSACPSGKVTKQPVPFLDLTADTLPELGNKVPEKWEGLAIGPRLKDGGYVLVVGTDNDYSVTQNDSGTQFDVYFRVSDADPWATSIQCPLGHTTACFTTADATDGVINETFDLPADGSYKLLPGVLHAYKVSASDLGDYVRPMAYQKGQKDRDRGASIELDDEDDQEGDEDRDDK; encoded by the coding sequence ATGAAGGTGTTGCGACAGGTGATGACGATAGTGACGGCAGTGGGGTTGCTCAGTACAGCGACCGTGTCGGGTGTTTCAGCCGCGCCGGAATTTGTGAACGGTCTCGCGCTAGACGGAGCCATGCTCGATCGGAGCGGCGGCACGGACGCCAATACCGGCCGGGTCGGTTATTTCTCGGACCTCTACTATGACGCCAAGCGAAACCAGTGGTACGGTCTCTCCGATCGAGGTCCTGGTGGCGGCTCGCTGGATTACCAGACCCGCGTCCAGCGGTTTCGCTTGAAGGTCGATAAGAAGACCGGCGCGATCGGCGGGTTCAAAATCCTCAAGACCATCATCTTCAAGGACGAGTTTGGAAATCCCTTAAACGGTCTGGCGCCCACTCCGCCCAGCGTCTTGGGTAACGCTTTCGATCCGGAAGGATTCGTGATCGATCCCCGCAACGGCCATTTCTATGTGTCGGATGAATACGGCCCATCCCTCTATGAATTCAACCGCAAGGGACGCCGGGTCCGTTCTTTTGCCATCCCCACCAATCTGATTCCCCGCAACGCCGCCGGAATGCCCAACTACGCAGGCGACAGCGGCAATACGGCCGGCAAGAGATCGAACCGTGGGTTTGAAGGATTGGCCGTCAGTCCCGATGGGGCTTATGTCTATGCCATGCTCCAAAGCGCCATGCTGGATGAGGGAGGCAGCAACGGTGTGTGCCTTCGCCTCGTGAAGTTCAGCACCGCTACCGGCACCGCCGTCGCGCAATATGCCTATCAACTGGAAGGGGCCAGCCAAGGCCGCGGTGTGTCCGGGCTGTTGGCCATCAACGACCATGAGTTTCTCGTGCTCGAACGGAACAACCGAGGCATCGGTGTCGGTGCCACCCTTTCACCGCCGAACAAGAAACTATTCCGCATCGATATGACAGGAGCCACCGACTACAGCCCACCGGCTCCACCCTTCCCATCCTCAGCCTGTCCCTCCGGAAAGGTCACCAAACAGCCGGTTCCCTTTCTTGACCTCACCGCCGACACCCTGCCGGAGCTTGGCAACAAGGTCCCGGAAAAGTGGGAAGGGCTGGCCATTGGTCCGCGCCTCAAGGACGGTGGCTACGTCTTGGTCGTCGGCACGGACAACGACTACAGTGTGACGCAGAACGACAGTGGGACACAATTCGACGTGTACTTTCGGGTCAGTGACGCCGATCCCTGGGCGACCTCCATCCAATGTCCGCTCGGCCACACGACCGCCTGTTTCACGACGGCCGACGCCACGGACGGCGTGATCAACGAAACGTTCGATCTGCCCGCCGACGGCAGCTACAAGCTGCTTCCGGGCGTATTGCACGCCTATAAAGTCTCCGCGAGCGATCTCGGCGACTACGTGAGGCCGATGGCCTATCAAAAAGGTCAAAAAGATCGTGATCGTGGAGCCTCCATCGAACTCGACGATGAGGACGATCAGGAAGGTGATGAGGATCGCGACGACAAGTAG
- a CDS encoding DUF3817 domain-containing protein, with amino-acid sequence MHPIRAFRTIALAEGTSFVILLFIAMPLKYLMGLPLAVRIVGSIHGILFLLYVARLVKLRAAYQWDNRFCFQAFIASILPFGTFVFDKYLRAKETALQR; translated from the coding sequence ATGCACCCAATCCGGGCTTTCAGAACAATCGCATTGGCCGAGGGCACGTCGTTCGTCATCCTGCTCTTTATCGCCATGCCGTTGAAGTATCTGATGGGCCTGCCCCTGGCCGTGAGGATCGTGGGATCGATCCACGGGATTCTGTTCCTGCTCTATGTCGCAAGGCTCGTCAAGCTCCGCGCCGCCTATCAATGGGACAATAGATTTTGCTTCCAAGCCTTCATTGCCTCGATCCTCCCCTTCGGCACGTTCGTCTTCGACAAATATCTACGCGCGAAAGAAACTGCCCTCCAGCGATAG
- a CDS encoding PilZ domain-containing protein, with amino-acid sequence MNGTITKAPVTCKGTARAAKEISREFFQPLRYGARADTVLVMERRQHRRVRAGLASWVRVNAHEVSGRAVDLSLGGAKIESALPVDPGKRVTVKLMIPGSAPIVIEQAEIRWVRDRTFGVRFLEIRQGQRDDLERLIDEYLDADESQNGSDRSYRGRDV; translated from the coding sequence TTGAACGGTACGATAACGAAAGCCCCTGTCACTTGCAAGGGAACCGCGCGAGCGGCAAAAGAAATTTCCCGTGAGTTTTTCCAGCCTCTGCGGTACGGTGCTCGTGCGGATACGGTGCTCGTGATGGAACGGCGTCAGCATCGGCGGGTGCGGGCTGGTCTTGCAAGCTGGGTGCGGGTCAACGCCCATGAGGTCAGCGGCAGGGCGGTGGATCTGTCGCTCGGCGGGGCCAAGATTGAAAGCGCATTACCCGTCGATCCCGGCAAGCGAGTGACGGTCAAACTGATGATCCCGGGCTCGGCTCCCATCGTAATCGAGCAGGCGGAGATCCGTTGGGTTCGCGATCGGACGTTCGGCGTCCGGTTTCTTGAGATCCGGCAGGGTCAGCGGGACGACCTTGAACGGTTGATCGACGAATATCTCGACGCCGATGAATCCCAAAACGGTTCCGATCGGTCCTATCGCGGACGAGATGTCTGA
- a CDS encoding DNA topoisomerase VI subunit B gives MTRPTPAVSQSAPDPAARRKPSSNPVERVTAVEMGARQREISVSEFFTKNRHLLGFDNPRKALLTCVKEAVDNALDACEEAGILPDVTVRLEVVPTDGVTPPTGQATRFRVTVTDNGPGIVRQQIPRIFAKLLYGSKFHRLRMSRGQQGIGISAAGMYAQLTTGKPVRIISRTGPRAAAHFFEVQIDTKKNEPLVHESKQIEWDRPRGTQVALEIEGRYQKGRASVDEWLEQTSIANPHAKLTYYTPEGEIKEYVRAYHELPPSPREIKPHPYGIEFGMFLKMVQDTKSHTVAGFLASDFCRVSPQSAEQMCRAAKVSPQMKPRDLKGSAAETLYRTIQNTKIMAPPTNCLSPIGEKAILSGLYKQIKGEFYTAVTRPPAVYRGNPFVIEAGLAYGQRPEEHNKTVKPAAPKAEGEQEEDDVELARVIRYANRVPLLYQQSACATFKAVLGLSWKNYGVAQSRGALPAGPMVIFVHMASVWVPFTSESKEAIADYDEIHKEITLALRECGRRLGLYLRRRERAASEYRRRNIFELYIEEVVEACNRLKGGKVPKEKLKKQLQHIALSRTGGTKTDEVLGKAGGGPEGLPHSIIVTEGGVENETTGASEAGETGRADGPSPGSANRAARIRRGATA, from the coding sequence ATGACTCGGCCGACACCCGCCGTTTCTCAATCAGCTCCCGATCCTGCCGCGCGAAGGAAACCCTCATCGAATCCGGTCGAACGTGTGACCGCCGTCGAGATGGGCGCGCGTCAGCGGGAAATTTCCGTCTCGGAATTCTTCACGAAGAACCGGCACCTGCTCGGCTTCGACAATCCGCGCAAGGCCCTGTTGACCTGTGTCAAGGAAGCGGTCGACAACGCGCTGGATGCCTGCGAAGAGGCCGGCATCCTGCCCGACGTGACGGTCCGGTTGGAGGTCGTGCCGACCGACGGTGTGACGCCGCCGACCGGTCAGGCCACGCGGTTTCGTGTGACGGTGACGGACAACGGGCCGGGCATCGTGCGCCAACAGATTCCCCGCATTTTCGCCAAGCTGTTGTACGGCTCCAAGTTCCATCGGTTGCGTATGAGTCGGGGGCAACAGGGCATCGGGATTTCCGCCGCCGGCATGTACGCGCAATTGACGACCGGGAAGCCGGTCCGGATCATCTCACGCACCGGCCCCCGCGCCGCCGCTCATTTTTTTGAAGTCCAAATCGACACCAAGAAGAACGAGCCGCTGGTGCACGAAAGCAAACAGATCGAATGGGATCGGCCGCGGGGGACTCAGGTCGCGTTGGAGATCGAGGGCCGCTACCAAAAGGGCCGGGCGTCGGTGGACGAATGGTTGGAACAGACCTCCATCGCCAACCCCCACGCCAAGCTGACCTATTACACGCCCGAGGGAGAAATCAAGGAATACGTCAGGGCCTATCACGAACTGCCGCCGTCGCCGCGGGAGATCAAGCCGCATCCCTACGGCATCGAGTTCGGCATGTTCCTGAAGATGGTGCAGGACACGAAGAGCCATACGGTGGCGGGATTTTTGGCGAGCGATTTTTGCCGGGTCTCGCCGCAGTCGGCCGAGCAGATGTGCAGGGCGGCCAAGGTCTCGCCGCAGATGAAGCCACGGGACTTGAAAGGATCAGCCGCCGAAACATTGTATCGGACGATTCAGAACACGAAAATCATGGCTCCGCCGACCAATTGTCTGTCGCCGATCGGCGAAAAGGCGATCCTCTCCGGTCTCTATAAACAAATCAAGGGCGAGTTTTACACGGCGGTGACCAGACCACCGGCCGTCTATCGCGGCAATCCGTTCGTCATTGAAGCGGGGCTCGCCTATGGCCAGCGACCGGAGGAACACAATAAGACGGTAAAACCGGCCGCCCCTAAAGCCGAGGGAGAGCAAGAAGAGGATGACGTCGAGCTGGCGCGGGTGATCCGGTATGCGAATCGAGTGCCGCTCCTGTATCAGCAGTCGGCCTGCGCGACCTTCAAGGCCGTGCTCGGCTTGTCATGGAAAAACTACGGCGTGGCCCAGTCGCGCGGCGCCTTACCGGCCGGCCCGATGGTGATCTTCGTGCACATGGCGTCGGTGTGGGTGCCGTTTACGAGCGAATCGAAAGAAGCGATCGCCGACTACGACGAGATCCACAAGGAAATCACGCTGGCGTTGCGGGAATGCGGCCGGCGGCTGGGATTGTATTTGCGTCGGCGCGAGCGGGCCGCGAGCGAGTATCGAAGGAGGAACATTTTCGAATTGTACATCGAAGAAGTCGTCGAGGCGTGCAACCGCTTGAAGGGCGGGAAGGTGCCGAAAGAGAAACTCAAGAAACAGTTGCAGCACATCGCCCTGTCTCGCACCGGCGGGACCAAGACCGACGAGGTGCTGGGGAAAGCCGGAGGAGGGCCGGAGGGTCTGCCCCATTCCATCATCGTCACGGAGGGTGGCGTGGAAAACGAGACCACCGGCGCATCCGAGGCGGGTGAAACAGGCAGGGCCGATGGACCATCGCCAGGATCGGCCAACCGGGCGGCTCGCATCCGCCGTGGGGCGACAGCATGA
- a CDS encoding saccharopine dehydrogenase NADP-binding domain-containing protein: MRIFVLGVGATGSYLVKLLLRQGHHVTCGDRDPERAHRFLGGTVPVAVERVNGRNRWSVIKASRGAQLIVNMLPSVCNRTVLRAALHVRAHYLDTAAHLTKSPFRAEQLQFTRRFIEKRRTAVITAGVAPGLTNLLAAAAADSLDAVETVRVRLYESTESEHPVSQWSAEVSFDEAVSRPRLYRDGRFLLGRRFGEREMFRFPAPIGSVPVMLAAQDEVVTLPHVIPLRSMDAKIGGSDVDRLRRWYRQGKLRKSRGLVSSRFPRMPTPGTVDRLIRRGILHDAHFAAAVVVEGVKAGRRMTIRWDAAMPSLSRLYRQGELRPPIAWAMARMASLFVKHFPRDLIGVHAPEALPQEIRRAILRDARARGFRLVKHVTVRARRPS; this comes from the coding sequence ATGCGTATTTTCGTTCTCGGTGTCGGAGCCACCGGCTCCTACCTCGTCAAACTTCTCCTTCGTCAGGGCCACCATGTGACGTGCGGCGATCGAGATCCGGAGCGGGCCCACCGTTTCTTGGGGGGGACGGTACCGGTCGCTGTTGAGCGGGTGAACGGGCGCAATCGGTGGAGCGTCATCAAGGCCTCACGGGGCGCCCAGTTGATCGTGAACATGTTGCCGTCCGTCTGTAACCGGACCGTGCTCCGTGCCGCGCTCCATGTCCGGGCTCATTATCTCGATACGGCCGCTCATCTGACGAAGAGCCCCTTTCGCGCCGAACAGTTGCAGTTCACACGCCGTTTTATAGAGAAGCGTCGGACGGCCGTCATCACCGCCGGGGTTGCGCCGGGGCTGACCAATCTTCTCGCGGCTGCGGCCGCAGATTCACTCGATGCGGTCGAGACTGTTCGGGTTCGGCTCTATGAATCCACAGAAAGCGAGCATCCTGTCTCGCAATGGTCGGCGGAAGTATCTTTTGACGAGGCTGTCTCGCGCCCCCGTCTCTATCGCGACGGCAGGTTTCTGCTCGGCCGGCGATTCGGCGAACGCGAAATGTTTCGTTTCCCGGCGCCGATCGGTTCGGTGCCGGTCATGCTGGCGGCTCAAGACGAAGTGGTCACGCTTCCCCATGTAATTCCTCTCCGATCGATGGATGCCAAGATCGGCGGGTCGGATGTCGATCGTCTGCGCAGATGGTACCGCCAGGGGAAGCTCAGAAAATCGCGAGGGCTCGTGTCCTCACGCTTCCCGCGAATGCCGACGCCGGGCACGGTGGATCGTCTGATCCGTCGGGGGATTCTTCACGATGCACATTTTGCGGCCGCCGTGGTTGTTGAGGGCGTCAAAGCCGGCCGCCGGATGACGATTCGCTGGGACGCCGCAATGCCGAGCCTGTCCCGGCTTTACCGGCAAGGGGAGTTACGGCCGCCCATCGCTTGGGCGATGGCGCGCATGGCGTCGCTGTTTGTGAAACATTTTCCTCGTGATCTCATCGGTGTCCATGCTCCGGAGGCCCTCCCTCAGGAGATCCGGCGCGCCATCCTGCGCGATGCCCGCGCGCGAGGGTTTCGCCTTGTGAAGCATGTGACAGTGCGGGCACGGCGCCCTTCCTGA
- a CDS encoding DEAD/DEAH box helicase: MKIPSAWTSPLRDWQRRAFEAVRTHHAADFLAMATPAAGKTRFALRVAHEFLKAGRAQRLLVVCPTSHLRRQWADAAGTVGLQLDPALTNERALEATDYHGATVTYQHVCSAPEMVRRGCLAKKTLVVLDELHHAGDGKQWGRSLKTALEAAVFRLILSGTPFRSDNDAIPFVRYVQGESQPDFSYGYSEAIGDGVCRPILFPSYEGELTWVSKGREHTATFEDGLPFDRQRERLKTALLQESWLGSVIADAHAQLVRVRREEQPDAGGLIVAMDQDHARWVADLVGRVAGVKAAVAVSDDPQASSVIEMFTDDGKQQWLVAVNMVSEGVDIPRLRVGIYGTNVLTEMYFRQVVGRFVRMQDHVPKPQRAWLYLPKDPVLAHYARQIKDERDHVLEDVLSSGQRDLFDRVTVSMNEYRPLMAVARMDTVIGAEEAEEIDRAAVGGAPPVSLHELKQELRDLHRLLVSAVARQSGVDHRRLNAELIARTGSRIDQATVEQLRKRIQLLERWRDQGYDGKR, translated from the coding sequence ATGAAGATCCCGTCGGCTTGGACTTCGCCGCTTCGCGATTGGCAGCGTCGTGCGTTTGAGGCCGTCCGTACCCATCACGCGGCCGACTTTTTGGCCATGGCGACGCCGGCCGCGGGGAAAACGCGGTTCGCACTGCGCGTGGCCCACGAGTTTTTGAAAGCCGGCCGCGCGCAACGGCTTCTGGTGGTCTGCCCCACCAGCCACCTGCGCAGGCAATGGGCGGATGCTGCGGGAACCGTCGGGTTGCAGCTTGATCCGGCCTTGACGAACGAACGGGCGCTGGAGGCTACGGACTATCACGGCGCGACGGTGACCTATCAGCATGTCTGCTCCGCTCCGGAAATGGTGCGCCGCGGCTGTCTCGCCAAAAAGACGCTGGTCGTGTTGGACGAGCTGCACCATGCGGGCGACGGCAAACAGTGGGGCAGATCGCTGAAAACGGCGCTGGAAGCGGCGGTGTTTCGCCTGATTTTATCCGGCACCCCCTTTCGCTCCGACAATGATGCCATTCCCTTCGTCCGGTACGTGCAGGGCGAGAGCCAGCCGGACTTTTCTTACGGGTACAGTGAAGCGATCGGCGACGGCGTCTGCCGGCCGATCCTCTTTCCCAGCTATGAAGGCGAGTTGACCTGGGTGTCGAAAGGCCGTGAGCATACGGCCACGTTCGAGGACGGTTTGCCGTTCGATCGGCAGCGGGAGCGGTTGAAGACGGCGTTGCTGCAAGAGTCGTGGTTGGGGTCGGTGATCGCGGACGCCCATGCGCAGCTCGTTCGGGTTCGGCGGGAAGAGCAGCCCGACGCGGGAGGGCTCATCGTGGCCATGGATCAAGACCATGCCCGTTGGGTGGCCGATCTGGTCGGTCGCGTCGCCGGCGTCAAGGCGGCGGTGGCCGTCTCGGACGATCCGCAGGCGTCTTCCGTCATCGAAATGTTCACCGACGATGGAAAACAACAGTGGCTGGTGGCGGTCAACATGGTCAGCGAAGGGGTGGATATTCCTCGTCTGCGCGTCGGGATCTATGGCACCAACGTGTTGACGGAGATGTACTTCCGGCAGGTGGTCGGACGGTTCGTTCGCATGCAGGACCATGTGCCGAAGCCGCAACGGGCGTGGCTCTATCTGCCCAAAGACCCGGTCTTGGCCCATTACGCCAGGCAGATCAAAGACGAGCGCGATCACGTGTTGGAGGACGTCCTCTCGTCCGGACAACGGGATCTTTTCGACCGCGTGACCGTCTCCATGAACGAATATCGGCCGCTGATGGCCGTGGCTCGCATGGACACGGTGATCGGAGCGGAAGAGGCCGAGGAGATCGATCGCGCGGCGGTGGGGGGCGCGCCGCCGGTTTCTTTGCACGAGCTCAAGCAAGAACTGCGGGATCTCCACCGGCTGCTTGTCAGCGCCGTGGCCAGGCAGAGCGGCGTGGATCATCGGCGTCTCAACGCGGAGTTGATCGCGCGGACCGGCAGTCGGATCGATCAGGCGACGGTCGAGCAGCTTCGCAAACGGATTCAACTTCTCGAACGGTGGCGCGACCAGGGGTACGACGGTAAACGTTGA
- a CDS encoding Kelch repeat-containing protein, translating into MSILGLLLAGLTASVASVSAQSPQPASQPESDRGAWRSAAPMLAKRTEVAVAALGGKIYVVGGFEKPGLSNVMSLSITPSLEVYDPVTDRWTAKTPLPVGLHHVGIGVAGGRLYVIGGYARSGINIWSPVATVYAYDPTTDRWAERAPMPTARGALAVAELGGKLYAIGGFDRKANVAAVEVYDPTLDRWTARAPLPTPRDHLATATVDGKIYAIGGRVNGDYGRNLAVVEMYDPLADRWTGVADLPTARSGITASALNGMIYVFGGEGSSGTFRENEAYDPQRDKWRPMAPMPTARHGLGSAAVEGRIYVIGGGPTPGGSFSDANEVFIPSSVAGSRPD; encoded by the coding sequence ATGTCGATCCTGGGACTGTTGCTGGCCGGATTGACGGCGAGCGTGGCGTCGGTTTCCGCTCAATCGCCACAACCTGCGTCACAGCCTGAGTCGGACCGTGGCGCCTGGCGCTCGGCGGCGCCGATGCTCGCCAAACGGACGGAGGTGGCGGTTGCGGCGCTGGGCGGAAAGATTTACGTGGTCGGCGGGTTTGAAAAGCCCGGTTTGAGCAACGTGATGAGTTTGTCGATCACGCCTTCTCTCGAAGTCTATGATCCGGTGACCGATCGATGGACGGCCAAAACTCCCTTGCCCGTCGGGCTGCACCACGTCGGGATCGGTGTGGCGGGGGGCCGATTGTACGTCATCGGCGGCTATGCCCGATCCGGCATCAATATCTGGAGCCCGGTGGCGACGGTCTATGCCTATGATCCGACGACCGATCGGTGGGCCGAGCGAGCCCCGATGCCGACGGCGCGCGGCGCTCTTGCCGTGGCGGAACTGGGAGGGAAACTCTATGCCATCGGCGGCTTCGATCGGAAAGCCAATGTGGCGGCGGTTGAAGTGTACGATCCCACGCTTGACCGATGGACGGCTCGCGCCCCGCTGCCGACCCCGCGCGATCATCTGGCGACTGCGACGGTCGATGGAAAAATTTACGCAATAGGCGGGCGAGTCAACGGCGATTACGGCCGGAACCTGGCGGTGGTCGAAATGTACGATCCCCTGGCCGACCGCTGGACCGGAGTCGCGGATCTTCCGACGGCGCGCAGCGGCATCACCGCCTCGGCGCTCAATGGGATGATCTATGTGTTCGGCGGAGAAGGGTCGTCCGGAACGTTTCGCGAGAACGAGGCGTATGACCCGCAGCGCGACAAGTGGCGGCCGATGGCGCCGATGCCGACCGCCCGTCACGGGCTTGGATCGGCGGCGGTCGAGGGGCGCATCTACGTCATCGGCGGCGGGCCGACGCCCGGAGGCTCGTTCAGCGACGCGAATGAAGTGTTTATTCCATCGTCGGTGGCCGGTTCGAGACCTGATTGA
- a CDS encoding glutaredoxin family protein, translating into MPNITLLVSSSCGACPSAKSLWKQLRTKYSFSYREIDIGTKDGQELAERHSVRAVPATIIDGRLTFVGVPSRESAEKALQLKLKQREG; encoded by the coding sequence ATGCCCAACATTACGTTGCTCGTCTCGTCCAGTTGCGGGGCCTGCCCGTCGGCCAAGAGTCTGTGGAAGCAGTTGCGCACAAAGTACAGTTTTTCTTACCGAGAAATCGACATCGGGACGAAAGACGGGCAGGAGCTGGCCGAACGTCATTCGGTTCGCGCGGTTCCCGCCACCATCATCGACGGCCGGCTGACCTTCGTCGGCGTGCCGAGCCGTGAAAGCGCGGAAAAGGCCCTTCAGTTGAAACTCAAGCAACGGGAAGGATGA